One Triticum dicoccoides isolate Atlit2015 ecotype Zavitan chromosome 4B, WEW_v2.0, whole genome shotgun sequence genomic window carries:
- the LOC119291847 gene encoding protein PIN-LIKES 7-like isoform X1, protein MRFWSLLAVAWLPVLQVLLAGGLGACLASSRFDVLTSDARRHINKVVYIVFVPSLVFSSLAGTVTLKDIISWWFMPVNMGIIFLIGAALGWLAVKALKPGAHLQGLVIACSSAGNWGTIPLMIVPAICNEEDSPFGDADTCKSLGLSYVSLSMALGNFFIWTHSYSVMKRSAQLYKKCGDPTTNMRKEEDSGEAENGNHAAFLPLSSGEFHEDVESDPVRSSLPSSDVAGSFLHYLRRAKDLLVEILNELWSPPSVAALVGFTVGAIDKLRPLITEEDGPLRVVQDTAKLLADAAIPCTILILGGNLTKGRGRATMKPLVVVSIIVIRFVILPACGIGVVKAASELGFLPRSPLYRYVLLLQSTVPPAMSIGTIAQLFDVGEEECSIVFLWTHLVAALALTLWSTVFMSLVS, encoded by the exons ATGAGGTTCTGGTCTCTGCTCGCCGTGGCATGGCTGCCCGTCCTGCAggtcctcctcgccggcggcctcggagCCTGCCTCGCGTCCAGCCGTTTCGACGTCCTCACCTCCGATGCTCGGAGGCACATAAACAAG GTTGTTTACATCGTGTTCGTCCCGTCGCTCGTCTTCTCGAGCTTGGCAGGCACCGTCACGCTCAAGGACATCATTTCCTG GTGGTTCATGCCAGTGAACATGGGCATCATATTCCTCATCGGAGCGGCTCTCGGGTGGCTGGCCGTCAAGGCCCTGAAGCCAGGAGCACATCTTCAGGGGCTTGTCATTGCTTGCAGCTCAGCAG GTAACTGGGGAACTATTCCGCTGATGATTGTTCCGGCGATTTGCAACGAGGAAGACAGCCCCTTCGGTGATGCCGACACCTGCAAATCTCTCGGCCTCTCCTACGTCTCGCTCTCCATGGCG CTAGGGAATTTCTTTATCTGGACTCATAGCTACAGCGTCATGAAGAGATCTGCTCAGCTTTACAAGAAATGTGGTGATCCCACAACTAACATGAGGAAAGAAGAAGACTCAGGAGAAGCCGAAAATGGCAATCATGCGGCTTTTCTTCCCCTGTCGTCAGGGGAATTTCATGAGGATGTAGAGAGCGACCCG GTACGTTCTAGCTTGCCTTCCAGTGATGTTGCTGGTAGCTTCCTGCACTACTTAAGAAGAGCAAAGGATTTGCTGGTAGAGATACTGAATGAACTGTGGTCACCTCCCAGTGTTGCAGCG CTCGTAGGGTTTACCGTCGGCGCAATCGACAAGCTGAGACCGCTCATTACGGAGGAAGATGGCCCTCTCCGAGTAGTCCAAGACACCGCCAAGTTACTAGC AGATGCTGCGATACCATGCACCATCCTCATACTCGGTGGAAACCTCACAAAAG GCAGAGGCAGGGCGACGATGAAGCCCCTGGTGGTCGTATCAATCATCGTGATACGCTTCGTCATCCTCCCCGCGTGCGGAATCGGCGTGGTGAAGGCCGCCAGCGAGCTCGGGTTCCTGCCAAGATCGCCCCTGTACCGCTACGTTCTCCTTCTACAGTCCACGGTTCCCCCGGCCATGAGCATCG GGACGATAGCCCAGCTGTTTGATGTTGgggaagaggagtgctccatcgtcTTTCTCTGGACGCACCTGGTTGCAGCCCTGGCGCTCACCCTCTGGTCGACGGTGTTCATGTCACTCGTGTCCTGA
- the LOC119291847 gene encoding protein PIN-LIKES 5-like isoform X2, translating into MGIIFLIGAALGWLAVKALKPGAHLQGLVIACSSAGNWGTIPLMIVPAICNEEDSPFGDADTCKSLGLSYVSLSMALGNFFIWTHSYSVMKRSAQLYKKCGDPTTNMRKEEDSGEAENGNHAAFLPLSSGEFHEDVESDPVRSSLPSSDVAGSFLHYLRRAKDLLVEILNELWSPPSVAALVGFTVGAIDKLRPLITEEDGPLRVVQDTAKLLADAAIPCTILILGGNLTKGRGRATMKPLVVVSIIVIRFVILPACGIGVVKAASELGFLPRSPLYRYVLLLQSTVPPAMSIGTIAQLFDVGEEECSIVFLWTHLVAALALTLWSTVFMSLVS; encoded by the exons ATGGGCATCATATTCCTCATCGGAGCGGCTCTCGGGTGGCTGGCCGTCAAGGCCCTGAAGCCAGGAGCACATCTTCAGGGGCTTGTCATTGCTTGCAGCTCAGCAG GTAACTGGGGAACTATTCCGCTGATGATTGTTCCGGCGATTTGCAACGAGGAAGACAGCCCCTTCGGTGATGCCGACACCTGCAAATCTCTCGGCCTCTCCTACGTCTCGCTCTCCATGGCG CTAGGGAATTTCTTTATCTGGACTCATAGCTACAGCGTCATGAAGAGATCTGCTCAGCTTTACAAGAAATGTGGTGATCCCACAACTAACATGAGGAAAGAAGAAGACTCAGGAGAAGCCGAAAATGGCAATCATGCGGCTTTTCTTCCCCTGTCGTCAGGGGAATTTCATGAGGATGTAGAGAGCGACCCG GTACGTTCTAGCTTGCCTTCCAGTGATGTTGCTGGTAGCTTCCTGCACTACTTAAGAAGAGCAAAGGATTTGCTGGTAGAGATACTGAATGAACTGTGGTCACCTCCCAGTGTTGCAGCG CTCGTAGGGTTTACCGTCGGCGCAATCGACAAGCTGAGACCGCTCATTACGGAGGAAGATGGCCCTCTCCGAGTAGTCCAAGACACCGCCAAGTTACTAGC AGATGCTGCGATACCATGCACCATCCTCATACTCGGTGGAAACCTCACAAAAG GCAGAGGCAGGGCGACGATGAAGCCCCTGGTGGTCGTATCAATCATCGTGATACGCTTCGTCATCCTCCCCGCGTGCGGAATCGGCGTGGTGAAGGCCGCCAGCGAGCTCGGGTTCCTGCCAAGATCGCCCCTGTACCGCTACGTTCTCCTTCTACAGTCCACGGTTCCCCCGGCCATGAGCATCG GGACGATAGCCCAGCTGTTTGATGTTGgggaagaggagtgctccatcgtcTTTCTCTGGACGCACCTGGTTGCAGCCCTGGCGCTCACCCTCTGGTCGACGGTGTTCATGTCACTCGTGTCCTGA